In the genome of Mucisphaera calidilacus, one region contains:
- the rsfS gene encoding ribosome silencing factor, translated as MSEEKQPEPTEQQPSGLENQASQPLERLYPDQPSRQFACDVARLLTDLHCEEVLVFDVREISQITDYLVLASGTSERQLIGVAGRVEDAAKEVGLERYGADTDGASTWRVIDFSSVMVHLFEPLTRAHYDLEMLWGDAPRVRWRDETDAPAKSTDE; from the coding sequence ATGTCCGAAGAGAAGCAGCCCGAGCCGACCGAGCAGCAGCCGTCCGGGCTCGAAAACCAGGCGTCACAACCCCTCGAACGCCTCTACCCCGACCAGCCCAGCCGGCAGTTCGCCTGCGACGTCGCGCGACTCCTCACCGACCTCCACTGCGAGGAAGTCCTCGTCTTCGACGTCCGGGAGATCAGCCAGATCACCGACTACCTCGTCCTCGCCTCCGGCACCTCCGAACGACAGCTCATCGGTGTCGCCGGCCGCGTCGAGGACGCCGCCAAAGAGGTCGGGCTCGAACGCTACGGCGCCGACACCGACGGGGCCTCCACCTGGCGCGTCATCGACTTCTCCTCCGTCATGGTCCACCTCTTCGAACCCCTCACCCGCGCCCACTACGACCTGGAGATGCTCTGGGGCGACGCGCCACGCGTCCGCTGGCGCGACGAGACCGACGCACCCGCTAAGAGCACCGACGAATAA
- the tilS gene encoding tRNA lysidine(34) synthetase TilS — protein sequence MSDKSTKMRHDPLVKAVARALRRRCGYRHADHPEVLVACSGGGDSQALLHALDALSGCRGWHERVVVGHVNHHLSDQADEAEVFLREQAERMGVGWVCRSVHPDRHGGNLEATARRQRHAALRSMAREAGLGVIALAHHGDDQLETMLMRLMRGSSPSGLAGMAWSRASRRGDLRLIRPLLGVTHAEVVGFLERWGIVWFEDPLNSKPDLRRNRLRREVLPALRASWPRGHERALEAADQLRAWSGWMRERTRAHADLFVASEGGAVLTAERGALAGVQGVELEMVLRERLLEAGVPADRLASRTTRQVVACVGTGVASPREWVLACGVRVALDHRSLVIRRCS from the coding sequence ATGTCCGATAAATCCACAAAGATGCGGCACGATCCGCTGGTGAAGGCGGTAGCGCGGGCGCTGCGTCGGCGTTGCGGTTACCGGCATGCGGATCATCCCGAGGTGCTGGTGGCGTGCTCGGGCGGCGGCGATTCGCAGGCGCTGCTGCATGCTCTGGATGCGCTGTCGGGTTGTCGCGGCTGGCACGAGCGTGTGGTGGTGGGTCATGTGAATCATCACCTGTCGGATCAGGCGGACGAGGCGGAGGTGTTTCTGCGTGAGCAGGCGGAGCGAATGGGCGTGGGATGGGTGTGTCGTTCGGTGCACCCGGATCGTCACGGCGGGAATCTGGAGGCGACGGCGCGGCGTCAGCGCCATGCCGCGTTGCGGTCGATGGCGCGGGAGGCGGGGTTGGGTGTGATTGCACTGGCGCATCACGGCGACGATCAGCTGGAGACGATGCTGATGCGGCTGATGCGTGGGAGTTCGCCGAGCGGGCTCGCGGGAATGGCGTGGTCGCGGGCGTCGCGTCGGGGTGATCTCCGGCTGATTCGTCCGCTGCTGGGTGTGACACACGCGGAGGTGGTGGGTTTTCTGGAGCGTTGGGGGATCGTGTGGTTCGAGGACCCGTTGAACAGCAAGCCGGACCTGCGTCGGAACCGGCTGCGTCGTGAGGTGCTGCCGGCGTTGCGGGCTTCGTGGCCGAGGGGTCACGAGCGTGCGCTGGAGGCGGCGGATCAGCTGCGTGCGTGGAGCGGATGGATGCGTGAGCGGACGCGGGCGCATGCGGATTTATTTGTGGCGTCGGAGGGTGGCGCGGTGTTGACGGCGGAGCGTGGTGCGTTGGCGGGTGTGCAGGGGGTGGAGCTGGAGATGGTGCTGCGTGAGCGGTTGCTGGAGGCGGGTGTGCCGGCGGATCGGCTGGCGTCACGGACGACGCGTCAGGTGGTGGCCTGCGTGGGCACGGGGGTGGCGTCGCCTCGGGAATGGGTGTTGGCGTGCGGGGTGCGGGTGGCTTTGGATCACCGGAGTCTGGTTATTCGTCGGTGCTCTTAG
- the larC gene encoding nickel insertion protein, with product MPEGESPSQVAELVVNLDDAPGETVGNAINTLMDAGALDAWWTPIGMKKNRPGTMLSVLVRTDDQTRFEQLLLELTGSFGLRSRTWQRAVLDRRHETVTTPFGTARVKIGSRDGIDLVARGEHDDAARCAAESNTPLRIVQAAIDAQATRQFLLAAEDDA from the coding sequence ATGCCCGAAGGTGAATCCCCGAGCCAGGTCGCAGAACTCGTCGTCAACCTCGACGACGCCCCCGGCGAGACCGTCGGCAACGCCATCAACACGCTCATGGACGCCGGCGCACTCGACGCCTGGTGGACCCCCATCGGCATGAAGAAGAACCGACCCGGCACCATGCTCTCCGTCCTCGTGCGCACCGACGACCAGACCCGCTTCGAACAACTGCTCCTCGAACTCACCGGCAGCTTCGGCCTCCGCTCGCGAACCTGGCAACGCGCCGTCCTCGACCGCCGACACGAAACCGTCACGACACCCTTCGGCACCGCACGCGTCAAGATCGGCTCACGCGACGGCATCGACCTCGTCGCCCGAGGCGAACACGACGACGCCGCCCGATGCGCCGCCGAATCCAACACGCCCCTCCGCATCGTCCAGGCCGCCATCGACGCTCAGGCCACTCGGCAGTTCCTCCTCGCCGCGGAGGACGACGCCTGA
- a CDS encoding dockerin type I domain-containing protein: MNTRRTLVITLLALAPAAQADTFHGINAGAPLWNNQIIFTEQRAADIAATGTNAIRINFRLDGHATWDASLLTKYDIIIDTAVNAGFEILGIWSNETTTGTQAQWNQTSGRFDTTPNAYAQSFADNAAFLADRYADQIKRWEVWNEPDAWAQPPSVVGADNAGGTYLDPRRFAELLSETYRQLDDYNGNSLLDQHGIELVTGGLLAHDIGGSFTTGRLYMQGVYSHGVWNSFRNDFDQDYAWDYLGWHFYISPGSTLSPGYLQTYLNDIRAGQLAAGDATPIVVTEFGWNTIGTDGEFAATNLATAYDVLEANDYIDSTYWYQWTDEPAGDWGLLNIHGTETKPAYDVFVEYNLEPLEGDYNGDGLLDASDIDILISHFGEPAWDLTGNGLTNRLDLEFWVENILGTAVGDANLDHAVDLLDLSALASRFNQNGTWAQGDFNGDGIVNLNDLSTLAARFGYTTPVPEPAACLLLTLAGLATRR, from the coding sequence ATGAACACCCGCCGGACCCTCGTCATCACCCTCCTCGCCCTCGCTCCCGCCGCCCAGGCCGATACCTTCCACGGCATCAACGCCGGCGCACCCCTCTGGAACAACCAGATCATCTTCACCGAGCAACGCGCCGCCGACATCGCCGCCACCGGCACCAACGCCATCCGCATCAACTTCCGCCTCGACGGCCACGCCACCTGGGACGCCTCACTCCTCACCAAGTACGACATCATCATCGACACCGCCGTCAACGCGGGCTTCGAGATCCTCGGCATCTGGTCCAACGAAACCACCACCGGCACCCAGGCACAGTGGAACCAGACATCCGGGCGTTTCGACACCACGCCCAACGCCTACGCACAGAGCTTCGCCGACAACGCCGCCTTCCTCGCCGACCGCTACGCCGACCAGATCAAGCGCTGGGAAGTCTGGAACGAGCCCGACGCATGGGCCCAGCCACCCTCCGTCGTCGGCGCCGACAACGCCGGCGGAACCTACCTCGACCCGCGACGCTTCGCCGAACTCCTCTCCGAAACATACCGCCAACTCGACGACTACAACGGCAACTCACTGCTCGACCAGCACGGCATCGAACTCGTCACCGGCGGACTCCTCGCGCACGACATCGGCGGCAGCTTCACCACCGGACGCCTCTACATGCAAGGCGTCTACAGCCATGGCGTCTGGAACAGCTTCCGCAACGACTTCGACCAGGACTATGCCTGGGACTACCTCGGCTGGCACTTCTACATCTCGCCGGGCAGTACCCTCAGCCCCGGCTACCTCCAGACCTACCTCAACGACATCCGCGCCGGGCAACTCGCCGCAGGCGACGCCACACCCATCGTCGTCACCGAGTTCGGCTGGAACACCATCGGCACCGACGGCGAATTCGCCGCCACCAACCTCGCCACCGCCTACGACGTCCTCGAAGCCAACGACTACATCGACTCCACCTACTGGTACCAGTGGACCGACGAACCCGCCGGCGACTGGGGCCTGCTCAACATCCACGGCACCGAAACCAAACCCGCCTACGACGTCTTCGTCGAGTACAACCTCGAACCGCTCGAAGGCGATTACAACGGCGACGGGCTCCTCGATGCCAGCGACATCGACATCCTCATCAGCCACTTCGGCGAGCCCGCATGGGACCTCACCGGCAACGGACTCACCAACCGGCTCGACCTCGAATTCTGGGTCGAGAACATCCTCGGCACCGCCGTCGGCGACGCCAACCTCGACCACGCCGTCGACCTTCTCGACCTCTCCGCACTCGCTTCACGCTTCAACCAGAACGGCACCTGGGCGCAGGGCGACTTCAACGGCGACGGCATCGTCAACCTCAACGACCTCTCCACACTCGCCGCGCGATTCGGATACACCACACCCGTCCCCGAACCCGCCGCATGCCTGCTCCTCACCCTCGCCGGCCTCGCCACACGACGCTGA
- a CDS encoding PaaI family thioesterase, with the protein MSEIPANQVQAQAAMRDAEASHEPGWWSRLYERWEARLSRLSTRNRFWQKLLSKFFLPLAYRSGIRFIRGDENSFSAILPFRRFNRNWYNAMAGGALLGNAEVAGGMYVFEKCGADYTVVCKHLEYTFRRPCVGPAVYRITPREDIDAYVATGEEFNITVDLQILQMVTAKEQKERRVGQSVATFHVTPKKQARTRSRKEKARLER; encoded by the coding sequence ATGTCCGAGATCCCCGCGAATCAAGTTCAGGCCCAGGCGGCGATGCGTGACGCTGAGGCGTCGCACGAGCCGGGCTGGTGGAGCCGGTTGTACGAGCGCTGGGAGGCGCGGCTGTCGAGGCTGTCGACGCGTAACCGTTTCTGGCAGAAGCTTTTATCGAAGTTTTTTCTGCCTCTGGCCTACCGGAGCGGGATTCGATTTATCCGGGGTGACGAGAACAGTTTCTCGGCCATTCTGCCGTTCCGCCGGTTCAACCGGAACTGGTACAACGCGATGGCGGGCGGTGCGTTGCTGGGCAATGCCGAGGTAGCGGGCGGGATGTACGTGTTTGAGAAGTGCGGAGCGGACTACACGGTGGTCTGCAAGCACCTGGAGTACACGTTCCGTCGGCCTTGTGTCGGCCCTGCGGTGTACCGGATCACGCCTCGGGAGGATATTGACGCTTACGTGGCGACGGGCGAGGAGTTCAACATCACGGTGGATCTTCAGATCCTGCAGATGGTGACGGCGAAGGAGCAGAAGGAGCGTCGTGTGGGCCAGAGCGTGGCGACGTTCCATGTGACGCCTAAGAAGCAGGCCCGGACGCGATCGCGCAAGGAGAAGGCCCGGCTTGAGCGGTGA
- the iscX gene encoding Fe-S cluster assembly protein IscX: MDEPTFGWTEFEEIALGLVEAHPDRDPAGVSFPELRELVEGLPGFSADEDHRVNEQILEAIQSAWLEELADGGDEDRGYHPNNPFR; encoded by the coding sequence ATGGACGAACCGACCTTCGGCTGGACGGAATTCGAGGAGATCGCGTTGGGGCTGGTGGAGGCTCACCCGGACCGTGACCCGGCGGGTGTGAGTTTTCCGGAGCTTCGTGAGCTGGTGGAGGGTTTGCCCGGTTTTTCGGCCGATGAGGATCACCGCGTGAACGAGCAGATTCTCGAGGCGATTCAGTCGGCGTGGCTGGAGGAGCTGGCGGATGGCGGTGATGAGGATCGGGGCTATCACCCGAACAACCCTTTCCGCTGA
- the dnaN gene encoding DNA polymerase III subunit beta, with product MKVICDRAALVEALNTVSGVVLARTPKPVLRCIKLTADDSPPTLTLVGTDTEVTVTLRTERIEVAEAGEALIPADKLGQIVRESLDPTIEITTDDESAVITGKDSRFKVFGYPVADFGSVPEFDGDAEFEIAAGDLHRLISMTIFATARENSRYAINGVLLERDGNKLAVVATDGHRLALAKGSCKAGGDEPRSAIVPTKALNLLLKLFDDPEQVVRCRVADNQIFFATDQATLVSNLVEGNFPPYQDVIPKDGDKKAQVATDMLVSAVRRAALLTNEESKGVRMAFDEGGLTLTSRAPEMGEAEIKTELSGYSGEAIEIGFNPTYVLDALKVVDSEEVTLELKAGNKPGVLKTDNQFLYVVMPVSLS from the coding sequence ATGAAAGTCATCTGCGATCGTGCCGCACTGGTAGAGGCCCTGAACACGGTATCGGGCGTTGTGTTGGCGCGTACGCCCAAGCCGGTGCTGCGTTGCATCAAGCTGACGGCGGACGACAGCCCGCCGACGCTGACGCTGGTGGGCACGGACACCGAGGTGACGGTGACGCTCCGGACGGAGCGTATTGAGGTGGCGGAGGCGGGTGAGGCGTTGATTCCGGCGGACAAGCTGGGTCAGATTGTGCGTGAGTCGCTGGACCCGACGATCGAGATCACGACGGACGACGAGTCGGCGGTAATCACGGGCAAGGACAGCCGTTTCAAGGTTTTTGGTTATCCAGTCGCCGATTTTGGTTCGGTGCCTGAGTTTGACGGTGATGCGGAGTTTGAGATTGCGGCGGGTGATCTGCACCGTCTGATCTCGATGACGATTTTCGCGACGGCGCGGGAAAACAGCCGTTACGCGATCAATGGCGTTCTGCTGGAGCGTGACGGGAACAAGCTGGCGGTGGTGGCGACGGACGGTCACCGGCTGGCGCTAGCGAAGGGCAGTTGCAAGGCGGGTGGCGATGAACCCCGTTCGGCGATTGTGCCGACGAAGGCGTTGAATCTGTTGTTGAAGCTGTTTGATGATCCGGAGCAGGTGGTTCGCTGCCGTGTTGCGGACAACCAGATTTTCTTCGCGACGGATCAGGCGACGCTGGTGTCGAACCTGGTGGAGGGTAATTTCCCGCCTTATCAGGACGTGATCCCGAAGGATGGCGACAAGAAGGCTCAGGTCGCGACGGACATGCTGGTTTCGGCGGTTCGTCGGGCTGCGTTGCTGACGAACGAGGAGTCGAAGGGTGTTCGGATGGCGTTCGATGAGGGCGGTCTGACGCTGACGAGTCGAGCGCCGGAGATGGGTGAGGCGGAGATCAAGACGGAGCTTTCGGGTTACTCGGGCGAGGCGATCGAGATCGGTTTCAACCCGACGTACGTGCTGGATGCCTTGAAGGTGGTGGACAGCGAGGAAGTGACGCTTGAGTTGAAGGCGGGCAACAAGCCGGGCGTGTTGAAGACGGACAACCAGTTTTTGTACGTGGTCATGCCTGTGAGTCTGAGCTGA
- a CDS encoding polysaccharide pyruvyl transferase family protein produces MRHHPAPDPRQASEEHPRMNMAIVNNIYYCEIANVGDQLNRWLWHRVYPSMDWLGDRLFLGVGTLLNNRVPLGIGKVVLGAGCGYRPSPDIHRDHWTIAAVRGPLTAQQLGLDPDHAVSDAAILTADHFPTHSIPKQHKRSVIFQHHSYTYWDWTDFLESQGIHVIDPAWDVERVLHDIAASETVAAEAMHGAILADTLRVPWVPFKMYPQVYDFKWHDWAASLNLTYRPIEFNPLFRDTIGHPYQALNRLHRIPGTGSIRNHFRRRAQKQLQNAFLEGLRNAPSVLSQDAVFVDRLGTMRDRADQLSRPSCRAAA; encoded by the coding sequence ATGCGCCATCACCCCGCGCCCGATCCAAGGCAGGCCAGCGAGGAACACCCCCGCATGAACATGGCGATCGTCAACAACATCTACTACTGCGAGATCGCCAACGTCGGCGACCAGCTCAACCGATGGCTCTGGCACCGCGTCTACCCCTCCATGGACTGGCTGGGCGACCGGCTCTTCCTCGGCGTCGGAACCCTGCTCAACAACCGCGTCCCCCTTGGCATCGGCAAGGTCGTCCTCGGCGCAGGCTGCGGTTATCGGCCCAGCCCCGACATCCACCGCGACCACTGGACCATCGCCGCCGTCCGTGGACCCCTCACCGCTCAACAACTCGGCCTCGACCCCGACCACGCCGTCTCCGACGCCGCCATCCTCACCGCCGACCACTTCCCAACCCACAGCATCCCCAAACAACACAAACGCTCCGTCATCTTCCAGCACCACAGCTACACCTACTGGGACTGGACCGACTTCCTCGAATCCCAAGGCATCCACGTCATCGACCCCGCCTGGGACGTCGAACGCGTCCTCCACGACATCGCCGCCTCCGAGACCGTCGCCGCCGAGGCCATGCACGGCGCCATCCTCGCCGACACCCTCCGCGTCCCCTGGGTCCCCTTCAAAATGTACCCCCAGGTCTACGACTTCAAGTGGCACGACTGGGCCGCCTCCCTCAACCTCACCTACCGGCCCATCGAGTTCAACCCCCTCTTCCGCGACACCATCGGACACCCCTACCAGGCCCTCAACCGACTCCACCGCATCCCCGGCACCGGTTCCATCCGCAACCACTTCCGCCGACGCGCCCAAAAACAACTCCAGAACGCCTTCCTCGAAGGCCTCCGCAACGCTCCGTCCGTTCTGAGCCAGGACGCCGTCTTCGTCGACCGCCTCGGTACCATGCGGGACCGGGCCGACCAACTCTCACGACCCTCGTGCCGCGCTGCCGCGTAA